A stretch of the Lolium perenne isolate Kyuss_39 chromosome 3, Kyuss_2.0, whole genome shotgun sequence genome encodes the following:
- the LOC127341535 gene encoding kihadalactone A synthase LFS isoform X1 yields MENSTSRTSLNCISLADPDIQRSVALLKQACLDSGFFYVLDHGISQEFMDEVFAQSKMFFELPNSEKMKLLRDEKNRGYTPMLDEILDPENQVNGDYKEGYYIGVEVPSDDPQSERPFFGPNQWPSEEVLPKWREVMEQYHREALRVAKSVARIIALALNLDADFFDRPEMLGDPIATLRLLHYEGGRETGQVSNPSKGVYGAGAHSDYGLITLLATDDVVGLQICKDRNAQPQVWEYVAPVKGGFIVNLGDMLERWSNGIFRSTLHRVVLDGRERYSIAYFVEPSHDCVVECLPTCKSEANPPKFPPITCSAYLSQRYKDTHADLGSYSNGKA; encoded by the exons ATGGAGAACTCGACCTCGAGGACGAGCCTGAATTGCATCAGCCTGGCGGACCCGGACATCCAGAGATCGGTCGCGCTCCTAAAGCAG GCATGTCTGGATTCAGGCTTCTTCTATGTGCTGGATCATGGCATAAGCCAGGAGTTCATGGACGAGGTTTTTGCCCAGAGCAAGATGTTCTTTGAACTTCCCAACAGTGAAAAAATGAAGCTTCTCCGAGATGAGAAGAATCGAGGATACACACCTATGCTAGATGAGATTCTTGATCCAGAAAATCAAGTGAATG GTGATTACAAGGAAGGGTATTATATAGGCGTTGAGGTACCTTCAGATGATCCACAATCAGAAAGGCCATTTTTTGGTCCAAATCAGTGGCCTTCTGAAG AAGTATTGCCCAAATGGAGAGAAGTGATGGAGCAATATCACAGGGAAGCATT GAGAGTGGCAAAATCAGTTGCAAGGATCATTGCTCTTGCTTTGAACCTCGATGCAGACTTCTTTGACAGACCTGAAATGCTGGGTGATCCCATAGCCACATTAAGGCTCCTGCACTATGAAGGTGGACGAGAAACAG GTCAAGTGTCAAATCCTTCTAAGGGCGTTTATGGAGCAGGTGCACATTCGGATTATGGCCTGATCACTCTCTTAGCAACTGATGATGTTGTTGGTCTCCAA ATATGCAAGGACAGGAATGCTCAGCCTCAAGTATGGGAATATGTAGCTCCTGTGAAAGG AGGATTTATTGTCAATCTTGGCGACATGCTTGAACGGTGGAGTAATGGCATTTTCAG GTCAACTCTACATCGAGTGGTCCTTGATGGACGAGAGCGTTACTCA ATTGCCTACTTTGTGGAACCAAGCCACGACTGCGTAGTCGAGTGCCTGCCAACCTGCAAATCCGAGGCGAATCCTCCAAA GTTCCCTCCGATAACCTGCTCCGCGTACCTATCCCAGCGCTACAAGGACACACATGCAGATCTGGGCTCTTACAGCAACGGCAAAGCCTGA
- the LOC127341535 gene encoding kihadalactone A synthase LFS isoform X2: MENSTSRTSLNCISLADPDIQRSVALLKQACLDSGFFYVLDHGISQEFMDEVFAQSKMFFELPNSEKMKLLRDEKNRGYTPMLDEILDPENQVNGDYKEGYYIGVEVPSDDPQSERPFFGPNQWPSEEVLPKWREVMEQYHREALRVAKSVARIIALALNLDADFFDRPEMLGDPIATLRLLHYEGQVSNPSKGVYGAGAHSDYGLITLLATDDVVGLQICKDRNAQPQVWEYVAPVKGGFIVNLGDMLERWSNGIFRSTLHRVVLDGRERYSIAYFVEPSHDCVVECLPTCKSEANPPKFPPITCSAYLSQRYKDTHADLGSYSNGKA; this comes from the exons ATGGAGAACTCGACCTCGAGGACGAGCCTGAATTGCATCAGCCTGGCGGACCCGGACATCCAGAGATCGGTCGCGCTCCTAAAGCAG GCATGTCTGGATTCAGGCTTCTTCTATGTGCTGGATCATGGCATAAGCCAGGAGTTCATGGACGAGGTTTTTGCCCAGAGCAAGATGTTCTTTGAACTTCCCAACAGTGAAAAAATGAAGCTTCTCCGAGATGAGAAGAATCGAGGATACACACCTATGCTAGATGAGATTCTTGATCCAGAAAATCAAGTGAATG GTGATTACAAGGAAGGGTATTATATAGGCGTTGAGGTACCTTCAGATGATCCACAATCAGAAAGGCCATTTTTTGGTCCAAATCAGTGGCCTTCTGAAG AAGTATTGCCCAAATGGAGAGAAGTGATGGAGCAATATCACAGGGAAGCATT GAGAGTGGCAAAATCAGTTGCAAGGATCATTGCTCTTGCTTTGAACCTCGATGCAGACTTCTTTGACAGACCTGAAATGCTGGGTGATCCCATAGCCACATTAAGGCTCCTGCACTATGAAG GTCAAGTGTCAAATCCTTCTAAGGGCGTTTATGGAGCAGGTGCACATTCGGATTATGGCCTGATCACTCTCTTAGCAACTGATGATGTTGTTGGTCTCCAA ATATGCAAGGACAGGAATGCTCAGCCTCAAGTATGGGAATATGTAGCTCCTGTGAAAGG AGGATTTATTGTCAATCTTGGCGACATGCTTGAACGGTGGAGTAATGGCATTTTCAG GTCAACTCTACATCGAGTGGTCCTTGATGGACGAGAGCGTTACTCA ATTGCCTACTTTGTGGAACCAAGCCACGACTGCGTAGTCGAGTGCCTGCCAACCTGCAAATCCGAGGCGAATCCTCCAAA GTTCCCTCCGATAACCTGCTCCGCGTACCTATCCCAGCGCTACAAGGACACACATGCAGATCTGGGCTCTTACAGCAACGGCAAAGCCTGA